A region from the Thauera humireducens genome encodes:
- a CDS encoding DUF2189 domain-containing protein, protein MAQQNENRPDSHKPADDDPGPPFPRVREVPAGAPLRWIGRGLGDLRACPIPSLFYGFCFTGMGLLLTVMFRHAYEYTAALTSGFLILGPFLAMGLYELSRRRERGESCTLAPTLTVWRRNAGNIGVFAVVLGVVFLVWARASLVVFALFYTEEMPSLSGFVGQMLRLENLEFLGVYFGVGLIFAFVAFAASVVSIPLMLDRNQDAVSAMLASFGALLRNPAPMLLWAVLIVSLTLIGFLTFHVGLVLTMPIVGHATWHAYRDLVEPMAERS, encoded by the coding sequence ATGGCGCAGCAGAACGAAAACCGTCCCGACTCACACAAACCGGCGGACGACGACCCGGGGCCGCCCTTCCCGCGCGTGCGCGAAGTCCCGGCGGGCGCGCCGCTGCGATGGATCGGGCGTGGCCTCGGCGACCTCCGCGCCTGCCCCATCCCCAGCCTGTTCTATGGCTTCTGCTTCACCGGCATGGGGCTGCTGCTCACCGTCATGTTCCGCCACGCCTACGAATACACCGCGGCGCTGACCTCCGGCTTTCTCATCCTCGGCCCCTTCCTCGCCATGGGCCTGTACGAACTCAGCCGCCGGCGCGAACGTGGCGAGTCCTGCACGCTGGCGCCGACGCTGACGGTGTGGCGGCGCAATGCGGGCAACATCGGCGTGTTCGCCGTCGTGCTGGGCGTGGTCTTCCTCGTCTGGGCGCGCGCCTCGCTGGTCGTGTTCGCCCTCTTCTATACCGAGGAGATGCCCAGCCTGTCCGGCTTCGTCGGCCAGATGCTGCGGCTCGAGAACCTGGAGTTCCTCGGCGTGTATTTCGGCGTGGGCCTGATCTTCGCCTTCGTCGCCTTCGCCGCCAGCGTAGTCTCCATCCCGTTGATGCTCGACCGCAACCAGGATGCCGTCAGCGCCATGCTGGCCAGCTTCGGCGCCCTTCTGCGCAACCCGGCACCGATGCTGCTGTGGGCCGTGCTGATCGTCTCGCTGACCCTGATCGGTTTCCTGACCTTTCACGTCGGCCTGGTCCTGACGATGCCCATCGTCGGCCACGCCACCTGGCACGCCTACCGCGACCTCGTCGAACCGATGGCGGAAAGATCCTGA
- a CDS encoding alpha/beta fold hydrolase has product MKQLDLQGQPVALFEFAPRQPGDTAPWLLIHGAGHDHAVWDDIAAGLAAAGERVLVPDLPGHGGSAGGPLADIDAMAAWVLALADALDLDRIRLCGHSMGSLVALAAAGKAPERIERLALVGSCVPMPVSPFLLDAAQNEPERAFALINKFSFAPADVLGAERRAAFELANLQRMQQQGARALASDLAACNAWQDGLAAAARVRCPTLLISGELDRMTPADAVKPLSDSLEKAGCSARIIVLAGAGHAMMQEAPHALVDALRGPN; this is encoded by the coding sequence CCGCGACAGCCCGGCGACACCGCGCCCTGGCTGCTGATCCATGGCGCCGGACACGACCACGCGGTGTGGGACGACATTGCCGCCGGGCTCGCCGCCGCCGGCGAACGGGTGCTCGTGCCCGACCTGCCCGGCCACGGCGGATCGGCCGGTGGGCCACTGGCCGACATCGATGCGATGGCCGCCTGGGTGCTGGCACTCGCCGACGCCCTGGACCTCGACCGCATCCGCCTGTGCGGCCACAGCATGGGCTCGCTGGTCGCACTCGCCGCGGCGGGCAAGGCACCCGAACGCATCGAGCGCCTCGCGCTGGTCGGCAGCTGCGTGCCGATGCCGGTCTCGCCCTTCCTGCTCGACGCTGCACAGAACGAGCCCGAGCGCGCCTTCGCGCTGATCAACAAGTTCTCCTTCGCGCCCGCGGACGTGCTCGGCGCCGAACGCCGCGCAGCGTTCGAGCTGGCCAACCTGCAGCGCATGCAGCAGCAGGGCGCGCGCGCCCTCGCCAGCGACCTCGCGGCCTGCAACGCGTGGCAGGACGGGCTGGCCGCCGCCGCACGCGTGCGCTGCCCCACGCTGCTGATCAGCGGCGAGCTCGACCGCATGACGCCCGCGGATGCGGTAAAACCCCTATCCGATTCGCTTGAAAAGGCGGGCTGCAGCGCGCGTATCATCGTGCTTGCCGGCGCCGGCCACGCGATGATGCAGGAAGCACCGCATGCCCTGGTCGACGCCTTGCGGGGGCCGAACTGA